The Gilliamella apicola genome window below encodes:
- the ligA gene encoding NAD-dependent DNA ligase LigA produces the protein MEAVSEQLTSLRNLIRHHEYCYYVLDAPEIPDSEYDKLIKQLQKIEQQYPNLITIDSPTQRVGGTPLAQFASIKHEIPMLSLDNVFDESSFIAFNKRVKDRLHYNENEQVEYCCELKLDGLAVSILYENGKFTKAATRGDGTTGEDITANVRTIKTIPLVLIGENIPARLEVRGEVFMTHKGFAKLNADAEKRNEKVFANPRNAAAGSLRQLDPKITARRPLSFYCYGVGIIEGSSLPNTHYDRLMQFKAWGLPVSDKVEKRQGAQAALDYFKKIGEQRMSLDFDIDGVVIKVNSIALQNELGFVARAPRWATAFKFPAQEEVTQLNKVDFQVGRTGAITPVARLEPVSVAGVIVSNATLHNSDEIARLGIREGDYVTVRRAGDVIPKIVAVILDRRPADTKEIVFPTHCPICGSLIVRDEGQAISRCAGGLICPAQRKEALKHFVSRRAMNVDGMGDKIIEQLVDKDYVKTPADLYKLNLPTLCSLDKIGEKSANNLLNALNASKNTTLSRFIFALGIPNVGEVTAENLVNQLGNLSAIENASLEQLQTVNDIGVVIAESIIDFFQEPHNRNVIEQLTSEEINIHWQDVTPQTQTTIVDSPFSGKTVVLTGTLSLLTRDEAKNKLKQLGAKVTGSVSKNTDLVIAGEAAGSKLDKAQELGIKVIDEQEMLNLLAE, from the coding sequence ATTGAAGCTGTCTCAGAACAATTGACTTCACTGCGAAATTTAATTAGACATCATGAGTATTGCTATTACGTACTTGATGCTCCAGAAATCCCTGACTCTGAATATGATAAATTAATAAAACAACTTCAAAAAATAGAGCAACAGTATCCAAATCTGATAACAATTGATTCACCAACTCAACGAGTTGGTGGTACACCTTTAGCTCAATTCGCCTCAATCAAACATGAAATACCGATGCTTTCACTTGATAATGTTTTTGATGAGTCGAGTTTTATAGCCTTTAATAAAAGAGTTAAAGATCGTCTTCATTATAATGAAAACGAGCAAGTTGAATATTGCTGTGAACTAAAACTTGATGGTTTGGCGGTGAGTATATTGTATGAAAACGGGAAGTTCACAAAAGCAGCTACTCGTGGCGACGGCACAACTGGAGAAGACATCACCGCAAATGTACGGACAATTAAAACCATCCCTTTAGTATTAATTGGTGAAAATATTCCCGCGCGCTTAGAAGTACGAGGTGAAGTATTTATGACTCATAAAGGTTTTGCCAAACTTAATGCTGATGCTGAAAAACGAAACGAAAAAGTATTTGCCAATCCACGTAATGCAGCTGCAGGTTCATTAAGACAATTAGATCCTAAAATTACTGCAAGAAGGCCGTTATCATTTTACTGCTATGGGGTTGGTATTATTGAAGGTAGTTCTCTACCTAATACTCATTATGATCGTTTAATGCAATTCAAAGCATGGGGATTACCTGTTAGTGATAAAGTAGAAAAACGACAAGGAGCACAAGCCGCTTTAGATTATTTTAAAAAAATTGGTGAACAGCGCATGTCTTTAGACTTTGATATTGATGGTGTAGTCATTAAAGTTAATAGTATTGCATTACAAAATGAACTTGGCTTTGTTGCACGAGCTCCGCGCTGGGCTACAGCATTTAAATTTCCAGCTCAGGAAGAAGTAACACAATTAAACAAGGTAGACTTTCAAGTAGGACGGACAGGAGCAATTACGCCTGTCGCAAGACTTGAACCTGTTTCTGTTGCTGGGGTTATTGTCAGTAATGCAACACTACATAATAGTGATGAAATAGCTCGATTAGGTATACGCGAAGGTGACTATGTGACCGTACGCCGAGCAGGTGATGTCATCCCTAAAATTGTTGCTGTCATATTAGATCGAAGACCTGCAGATACAAAAGAGATTGTTTTTCCAACTCATTGCCCTATTTGTGGTTCACTAATTGTTCGAGACGAAGGACAAGCAATATCACGCTGTGCAGGAGGATTAATTTGCCCAGCACAACGCAAAGAAGCTTTGAAACATTTTGTTTCTCGACGGGCAATGAATGTAGATGGGATGGGTGATAAAATTATTGAACAATTAGTCGATAAAGATTACGTTAAAACTCCAGCAGATCTATATAAACTTAATCTGCCTACCCTATGTTCATTAGATAAAATTGGCGAAAAATCTGCCAATAACTTATTAAATGCATTAAATGCTTCTAAAAATACCACATTAAGCCGATTTATATTTGCGCTTGGTATTCCTAATGTTGGTGAAGTCACTGCGGAAAACTTAGTTAACCAACTTGGCAATTTATCGGCAATCGAAAACGCCTCTCTTGAACAACTGCAAACGGTAAATGATATTGGTGTAGTTATTGCAGAAAGCATCATAGATTTCTTTCAAGAACCTCATAACCGAAATGTGATTGAGCAATTAACCAGTGAAGAAATAAATATTCATTGGCAAGATGTTACGCCTCAAACACAAACAACGATTGTTGATTCCCCATTTTCAGGTAAAACAGTAGTATTAACTGGTACACTATCGCTTTTAACAAGGGATGAAGCAAAAAATAAATTAAAACAACTTGGTGCTAAAGTGACAGGCAGTGTATCTAAAAATACCGATCTTGTCATAGCTGGAGAAGCCGCAGGTTCTAAGTTAGATAAAGCCCAAGAACTCGGAATTAAAGTCATTGATGAGCAAGAGATGTTAAATTTACTTGCCGAGTAA
- the luxS gene encoding S-ribosylhomocysteine lyase has protein sequence MPLLDSFKVDHTKMKAPFVRVAKTMKTPKGDKITVFDLRFTIPNKKLLPEKGIHTLEHLFAGFMRDHLNSEQVEIIDISPMGCRTGFYMSLIGKPDESLVVDAWLKSMQDVLKVKSQNQIPELNEYQCGTYKMHSLDEAKAIAEEIIQSGIGICHNQEIALTDEQLAKINH, from the coding sequence ATGCCATTACTAGATAGTTTTAAAGTTGATCACACTAAAATGAAAGCCCCTTTTGTTCGAGTAGCTAAAACTATGAAAACACCAAAAGGCGATAAAATAACAGTGTTTGATCTGCGTTTTACCATTCCCAATAAAAAACTATTACCTGAAAAAGGAATTCATACCTTAGAGCATTTATTTGCTGGATTTATGCGTGATCACCTCAATAGTGAACAAGTTGAAATTATTGATATTTCGCCAATGGGATGTCGTACTGGTTTTTACATGAGTCTTATAGGTAAACCAGATGAATCATTAGTTGTCGATGCTTGGTTAAAATCCATGCAAGATGTTTTAAAGGTTAAATCGCAAAACCAAATTCCTGAGCTTAATGAGTACCAATGTGGTACCTATAAAATGCATTCATTAGATGAAGCCAAAGCTATTGCAGAAGAAATTATACAATCTGGTATTGGTATCTGCCATAACCAAGAAATCGCATTAACTGATGAGCAGCTTGCTAAAATTAATCACTAG
- a CDS encoding 2-hydroxymuconate tautomerase translates to MPNVVIDFLEGRTVEQKREMAKRVTAAIAETLNCKPEAVQIIMHEISKDQIANGGVLRCDKD, encoded by the coding sequence ATGCCAAATGTTGTTATTGACTTTTTAGAAGGTCGTACAGTAGAACAAAAAAGGGAAATGGCAAAACGTGTAACAGCAGCAATCGCTGAAACACTTAACTGTAAACCAGAGGCGGTACAAATCATTATGCACGAAATATCAAAAGATCAGATCGCCAATGGTGGCGTACTTCGCTGTGATAAAGACTAA
- the ribA gene encoding GTP cyclohydrolase II: MQLKHVAQANLPTAWGCFTIVGFEEIATGKDHAALVFGDISGDAPVLTRIHSECLTGDALFSLRCDCGFQLEAALKQIAKEGRGILIYHRQEGRNIGLLNKIRAYALQDKGFDTVEANEQLGFAADERDFTLCADILTLLGVSQIRLLTNNPEKIKVLEQSGIKILQRVPLEVGENPNNEHYLETKVNKMGHLLHLHHGNCNCNH, encoded by the coding sequence ATGCAATTAAAACATGTTGCACAAGCGAATTTACCAACAGCATGGGGATGTTTTACTATCGTTGGATTTGAAGAAATTGCAACAGGGAAAGATCATGCAGCTTTAGTATTTGGCGATATATCTGGCGATGCTCCAGTTCTCACTAGAATTCATTCAGAGTGCTTAACTGGGGATGCTTTGTTCAGTTTGCGTTGTGACTGTGGCTTTCAGTTAGAAGCAGCTTTAAAACAAATAGCTAAGGAAGGTCGAGGAATTTTAATTTATCATCGTCAAGAAGGTCGTAATATTGGTCTACTAAATAAAATTAGAGCTTATGCACTGCAAGATAAAGGATTTGATACTGTTGAAGCCAATGAACAATTGGGTTTCGCCGCTGATGAACGTGATTTTACTCTGTGTGCAGATATATTAACTTTACTTGGCGTATCGCAAATTCGTTTATTGACTAATAACCCTGAGAAAATAAAAGTGCTTGAACAGTCAGGTATTAAAATTTTACAAAGAGTGCCATTAGAAGTTGGAGAAAATCCAAATAATGAACACTATTTAGAAACAAAAGTGAATAAAATGGGACATTTATTGCATTTACATCATGGTAATTGCAATTGTAATCATTAG